One part of the Mariniblastus fucicola genome encodes these proteins:
- a CDS encoding NAD-dependent epimerase/dehydratase family protein, translated as MKIFLTGATGFLGNNLLRQLLSRGHQCEVAVRRSSLRAPLSGLNVATSEVDLTSLGDVDRSVRNADVVIHAAALIHIGWSKLDESMRFNVESTRALAESTKRRGKRMIQVSTVDALAAAHTTKLPSENDRFPAKPDCAYVRSKRRADEIFRNQLKEGLDGIIVHPGFMIGPWDWKPSSGKMLLSVAKHFCPFAPGGGCSVVDVRDVSRGIISAMENASTGETYVLGGENLTYLSLWSRIADAVGKQPPRSSLNHQAAKIIAVAADAYGRITGVEPTVNSASIEMGQLLHWYSSQKAVDDLSYRINSVDNAINDAFRWFRNHGYLEIQGKRSSKVDVLSTS; from the coding sequence ATGAAGATCTTTCTAACCGGGGCGACAGGGTTCCTTGGCAACAACTTGCTAAGGCAACTGCTGTCTCGCGGACACCAGTGTGAAGTCGCCGTGCGTCGCTCCTCTCTTCGCGCTCCTCTGTCAGGGCTGAATGTAGCGACAAGCGAGGTTGATCTGACATCACTTGGCGATGTTGACCGTAGTGTCCGAAATGCAGATGTTGTGATTCACGCGGCGGCCTTGATCCACATTGGCTGGTCAAAACTCGACGAGTCGATGCGCTTTAATGTTGAATCGACGCGAGCCTTGGCAGAGTCCACAAAGCGTCGTGGCAAGCGGATGATTCAAGTCAGTACAGTTGATGCGTTGGCCGCAGCCCATACGACGAAACTACCTTCGGAGAACGACCGATTTCCAGCCAAACCGGATTGCGCTTATGTCCGCAGTAAGCGTCGAGCGGATGAGATCTTTCGCAATCAATTGAAAGAGGGTCTGGATGGAATCATTGTTCATCCGGGTTTTATGATTGGCCCTTGGGACTGGAAACCATCGTCTGGAAAAATGTTGCTCTCCGTAGCAAAACACTTTTGCCCCTTCGCACCTGGCGGCGGTTGCAGTGTCGTTGATGTGCGGGATGTTTCTCGAGGAATCATCTCAGCAATGGAGAACGCATCAACCGGTGAAACTTACGTGCTTGGTGGAGAAAACTTAACATACTTGTCGCTGTGGAGCAGGATCGCAGACGCGGTCGGAAAACAGCCTCCCCGTTCGTCGCTCAACCATCAGGCCGCGAAAATTATCGCAGTGGCAGCCGACGCCTATGGACGGATAACGGGTGTCGAGCCCACGGTCAATTCCGCATCGATCGAAATGGGACAATTGCTTCACTGGTACTCTAGCCAGAAAGCGGTAGATGATTTGAGTTACCGAATCAACAGTGTTGACAATGCGATTAACGACGCATTTCGCTGGTTTCGCAACCATGGATACTTGGAGATCCAAGGTAAGCGTTCCAGCAAGGTAGACGTTTTGTCGACCAGCTAA
- a CDS encoding PA2169 family four-helix-bundle protein, protein MSLETKTNLDESTVSGIQKLIRYNIDSANGFREAAEDIETDSIASLFRDLAVERKDLAAELQTHVQFNGENPVDSGSAMAAVHRAWINVRGMLNGGAAHPILCEAEKGEDYIKAAYEDVLKDTAGSAMNDVLTQQYAKVKAGHDRVRDLRDTVKAS, encoded by the coding sequence ATGTCTTTAGAAACTAAAACAAATCTCGACGAATCCACAGTAAGCGGTATTCAAAAACTGATTCGCTACAACATCGATTCCGCAAATGGTTTCCGGGAAGCGGCGGAGGACATTGAAACAGATTCGATTGCGTCGCTGTTTCGTGACTTGGCAGTGGAGCGTAAGGACCTTGCTGCTGAGCTACAAACGCATGTACAGTTTAACGGCGAAAACCCAGTCGATTCCGGATCCGCAATGGCAGCAGTGCACCGAGCATGGATTAACGTCCGAGGCATGCTCAACGGTGGAGCAGCTCATCCAATTCTCTGCGAAGCTGAAAAGGGTGAAGACTATATCAAGGCAGCCTACGAAGACGTACTCAAGGACACTGCCGGGAGTGCGATGAATGACGTCTTGACGCAGCAGTACGCAAAAGTCAAAGCCGGTCATGATCGTGTTCGCGACTTGCGTGACACCGTTAAAGCAAGCTAG
- a CDS encoding IS5 family transposase, which translates to MSIEYPSSLSDDQWRLLRRLIPPAKLRGRKRIDRRQIVDAILYWCRTGCQWRLLPDCFPNWNTVYGVYRAWRIDGTWQRIHDRLREKVRRKEGRKPTPTAAIIDSQSIRSAEGGELRGYDAAKRITGRKRHILVDTLGLVMVVVVHSADLQDYEGAHLVLENIRQKFRRLRVIFADSIYGRADLPEFLKQWYRVILQTVKRPVEAEGFVVLPKRWIVERTFAWLGKFRRLSKDYERLTQNSETVIRIAMIQFMLNRLEK; encoded by the coding sequence ATGAGTATTGAGTATCCCAGCAGTCTCAGTGATGATCAATGGCGATTGCTTCGTCGTCTGATTCCGCCAGCAAAACTTCGCGGCCGCAAACGAATCGATCGGCGTCAAATTGTCGATGCGATATTGTATTGGTGTCGAACGGGCTGCCAGTGGCGGTTGCTTCCGGACTGCTTTCCGAATTGGAACACGGTTTATGGAGTTTATCGAGCTTGGCGTATTGATGGGACATGGCAACGCATTCACGATCGTCTTCGCGAAAAGGTACGCCGCAAAGAAGGCAGGAAGCCAACGCCAACAGCAGCCATCATTGATTCGCAAAGCATTCGCAGTGCTGAAGGAGGAGAATTACGCGGGTATGACGCGGCGAAACGAATTACCGGACGAAAGCGTCACATCCTGGTGGATACGTTGGGGCTTGTGATGGTCGTTGTTGTCCACTCGGCCGATCTACAAGACTACGAAGGTGCACATCTTGTTCTTGAAAACATCAGACAGAAGTTTCGTCGGCTTCGAGTCATCTTCGCGGACTCGATTTACGGGCGGGCTGATTTGCCGGAGTTCCTGAAGCAATGGTATCGTGTCATCTTGCAAACCGTTAAGCGTCCGGTCGAAGCCGAAGGGTTCGTTGTCTTACCCAAGCGATGGATCGTTGAACGGACTTTCGCATGGCTTGGAAAATTCAGAAGGCTCTCAAAGGACTATGAAAGACTGACTCAAAACAGCGAAACTGTCATACGAATCGCAATGATTCAATTCATGCTAAACAGGCTGGAAAAATAA